In one window of Azotobacter salinestris DNA:
- a CDS encoding glutathione S-transferase family protein, whose amino-acid sequence MMKFYMTPGSCSTGIHILLEELGLVFEVHLVNLLAGDQHRPEYLAINPKATIPTLVRDDGTALTDFQSIAWWLARSHPKRRLLPEDADGEARVLEAMNFAVGTLHGQGFARIFTTEKFAADPAQHEAVKAQGREILERGFAVADRLLDGRDYLVGSFGIADCALFYVEFWADRTGMALPDNCQAHYRRMLKRPAVRQVLQEEGYASALR is encoded by the coding sequence ATGATGAAATTCTACATGACCCCCGGCTCCTGCAGCACCGGCATCCACATCCTCCTGGAGGAGCTGGGGCTGGTGTTCGAAGTGCATCTGGTCAACCTGCTGGCCGGCGACCAGCACAGGCCCGAATACCTGGCCATCAACCCCAAGGCGACCATCCCGACCCTGGTGCGCGACGACGGCACGGCGCTCACCGACTTCCAGTCGATCGCCTGGTGGCTGGCGCGCAGCCATCCGAAGCGCCGGCTGCTGCCGGAGGACGCCGACGGCGAGGCGCGGGTGCTGGAGGCGATGAACTTCGCCGTCGGCACCCTGCACGGCCAGGGCTTCGCGCGGATCTTCACCACCGAGAAGTTCGCCGCCGACCCGGCCCAGCACGAGGCGGTGAAGGCGCAGGGGCGGGAGATCCTCGAGCGCGGCTTCGCGGTCGCCGACCGGCTGCTCGACGGGCGCGACTATCTCGTCGGCAGCTTCGGCATCGCCGACTGCGCGCTGTTCTACGTGGAGTTCTGGGCCGACCGCACCGGCATGGCCCTGCCCGACAATTGCCAGGCCCATTACCGGCGGATGCTGAAGCGCCCGGCGGTGCGCCAGGTGCTGCAGGAAGAAGGCTACGCCTCGGCGCTGCGCTGA
- a CDS encoding NifB/NifX family molybdenum-iron cluster-binding protein gives MIEFPVRLAVASKEGQAISEHFGHAKRFAIYEVTPESCRLLESREVEHYCLGNSSSQSAMAGILEAIKDCQAVFVAKIGDGPTEKLKAIGVRAVSSYAWETIEPSLLDYARRSAAGEVVA, from the coding sequence ATGATCGAATTCCCGGTAAGGCTGGCGGTCGCCAGCAAGGAAGGCCAGGCGATCAGCGAGCACTTCGGCCACGCCAAGCGCTTCGCGATCTATGAGGTCACCCCGGAAAGCTGCCGTCTGCTGGAATCGCGCGAGGTGGAGCACTACTGCCTGGGCAACAGCTCCAGCCAGAGCGCGATGGCCGGCATCCTCGAGGCCATCAAGGACTGCCAGGCGGTGTTCGTCGCCAAGATCGGCGACGGGCCGACCGAGAAACTCAAGGCCATCGGCGTGCGCGCCGTCTCTTCCTACGCCTGGGAAACCATCGAGCCCTCCCTGCTCGACTACGCGAGGCGCAGCGCCGCCGGCGAGGTGGTGGCATGA
- a CDS encoding ankyrin repeat domain-containing protein: MAPAERIPYQCLSAVEAAALIRAEPELSLFDVRDMHSYRQEHLDGAMHLSEDRVSLWLGRLPKDKPVLIYCYHGNSSKTFAQMFSDFRFARVYSVDGGYRPLATALTEAAAPGGAPSAELAAFLAEWQYPANDLEARGQHGLTPLMRAALQGRREIVRELLALGADVRARNDDGNTALWLGCVSRDTDLVQDLIDAGIELDNRNDAGSTALMYTASSDRPELLAVLLAAGADPHVRNFDDLRAVELAASRACLKLLRHTAD; the protein is encoded by the coding sequence ATGGCCCCAGCCGAACGGATTCCCTATCAATGCCTCTCTGCGGTCGAGGCCGCGGCCCTGATCCGCGCCGAGCCGGAGCTCAGCCTGTTCGACGTGCGCGACATGCACAGCTACAGGCAGGAGCACCTGGACGGCGCCATGCACCTCTCCGAGGACCGCGTGTCGCTGTGGCTCGGCCGCCTGCCCAAGGACAAGCCGGTGCTGATCTACTGCTACCACGGCAACTCCAGCAAGACCTTCGCGCAGATGTTCAGCGACTTCCGCTTCGCCCGCGTCTACAGCGTCGACGGCGGCTACCGGCCGCTGGCCACTGCCCTGACCGAAGCCGCGGCGCCGGGCGGCGCGCCCAGCGCCGAACTGGCCGCCTTCCTCGCCGAGTGGCAGTACCCGGCGAACGATCTCGAGGCCCGCGGCCAGCACGGCCTGACCCCCTTGATGCGCGCCGCCCTGCAGGGCCGCCGGGAGATCGTCCGCGAACTGCTGGCTCTCGGCGCCGATGTCCGCGCGCGCAACGACGACGGCAACACCGCCCTCTGGCTCGGCTGCGTGTCCCGCGACACCGACCTGGTGCAGGATCTGATCGATGCCGGCATCGAGCTGGACAACCGCAACGACGCCGGCTCCACGGCGCTGATGTACACCGCCTCGAGTGACCGCCCGGAACTGCTGGCGGTCCTTCTGGCAGCTGGCGCCGACCCGCACGTGCGCAACTTCGACGACCTGCGCGCGGTGGAGCTGGCCGCCTCGCGGGCCTGCCTGAAACTCTTGCGCCATACCGCCGACTGA
- a CDS encoding SagB family peptide dehydrogenase, whose product MPTQTPPASAALATVLDYHQRTKHRFEAYAPGPGTLDWDAQPAPFRHFDGAPQIALPRLSTMSPGSALHAALTRPFARLDDPPQVPLPPDLASLGALLQLSLGLTAWKRYGPDRWAVRANPSSGNLHPTEAYLLIAGIDALPDGLYHYRPENHALELRATHPSSGQGPRLAILLSSVMWREAWKYGERAFRYCQLDTGHAAGALRYAAAALGWRLAEQPHVGSDTLAHLAGIDRLAEFPARKRAETELEEAEILLAASFSAAAPAALASAELQALAEHSTWHGVASTIDRHPMYNWPAIAQVAAASRRADGPAQPAAALKAAAPRTPGEAAKPVQALLGERRSAQRFDRHHVMSQAQFAAILARLQPDAGLPWDLFGEDPRMALVLFVARVEGLTPGLYLLPRSTAQRDALQPLLAERFALAPVPGLEPLLQLASLEPLELQRATRSLHCHQDIAANACFALGMLAEFDAALAAGGPPAYRSLYREAGLIGQALYLEAEAQGLRGTGIGCFFDDPVHGLLGLSGSAWQTLYHFTVGLPVEDPRIESAPAYAEDADTLPH is encoded by the coding sequence ATGCCGACCCAGACTCCGCCCGCCTCCGCCGCCCTGGCGACCGTGCTGGACTACCACCAGCGCACCAAACACCGCTTCGAGGCCTATGCCCCTGGCCCCGGGACCCTCGACTGGGACGCCCAGCCGGCGCCGTTCCGCCACTTCGACGGCGCGCCGCAGATCGCCCTGCCACGCCTCTCGACCATGTCGCCCGGCAGCGCCCTGCACGCCGCGCTCACGCGGCCCTTCGCCCGGCTCGACGATCCGCCCCAAGTGCCGCTGCCGCCGGACCTGGCCAGCCTCGGCGCCCTGCTGCAGCTGTCGCTCGGCCTCACCGCCTGGAAGCGCTACGGCCCGGACCGCTGGGCGGTGCGCGCCAATCCGTCCAGCGGCAACCTGCACCCGACCGAGGCCTACCTGCTGATCGCCGGCATCGACGCCCTGCCGGACGGCCTGTACCACTACCGCCCCGAGAACCACGCCCTGGAGCTGCGCGCCACGCATCCGAGCAGCGGCCAGGGGCCGCGCCTGGCCATCCTGCTCAGCTCGGTGATGTGGCGCGAGGCCTGGAAGTACGGCGAGCGCGCCTTCCGCTACTGCCAGCTGGACACCGGCCATGCCGCCGGCGCCCTGCGCTACGCCGCCGCGGCGCTCGGCTGGCGGCTCGCCGAGCAGCCCCACGTCGGCAGCGACACCCTCGCGCACCTGGCCGGCATCGACCGGCTCGCCGAGTTTCCCGCGCGCAAGCGCGCCGAGACCGAACTGGAAGAGGCGGAGATCCTCCTCGCCGCGAGCTTCTCCGCCGCCGCGCCGGCAGCGCTGGCCAGCGCCGAGCTGCAGGCCCTGGCCGAGCACTCGACCTGGCACGGCGTGGCTTCGACCATCGATCGCCATCCCATGTACAACTGGCCGGCGATCGCCCAGGTGGCCGCCGCCAGCCGGCGCGCCGACGGCCCGGCGCAACCCGCCGCGGCCCTGAAGGCCGCCGCACCGCGCACGCCCGGCGAGGCTGCCAAGCCGGTGCAGGCGCTGCTCGGCGAACGGCGCAGCGCCCAGCGCTTCGACCGCCACCATGTGATGAGCCAGGCGCAGTTCGCCGCGATCCTCGCCCGCCTGCAGCCGGATGCCGGGTTGCCCTGGGATCTGTTCGGCGAGGACCCGCGGATGGCGCTGGTGCTGTTCGTCGCCCGCGTCGAGGGACTGACGCCGGGGCTCTACCTGCTGCCGCGCAGCACGGCGCAGCGCGACGCCCTGCAGCCGCTGCTGGCCGAGCGCTTCGCCCTCGCCCCGGTGCCCGGCCTCGAGCCCCTGCTGCAGCTGGCCAGCCTGGAGCCGCTCGAGCTGCAGCGCGCCACCCGCAGCCTGCACTGCCACCAGGACATCGCCGCCAACGCCTGCTTCGCCCTCGGCATGCTCGCCGAGTTCGACGCCGCGCTGGCCGCCGGCGGCCCGCCCGCCTACCGCAGCCTGTACCGCGAGGCCGGGCTGATCGGCCAGGCGCTCTACCTGGAGGCCGAGGCCCAGGGCCTGCGCGGCACCGGCATCGGCTGCTTCTTCGACGATCCGGTGCACGGCCTGCTCGGTCTGTCCGGCAGCGCCTGGCAAACGCTCTACCACTTTACCGTCGGCCTGCCGGTAGAGGACCCGCGCATCGAATCCGCGCCGGCCTACGCCGAGGATGCCGACACCCTCCCCCACTGA